Proteins encoded within one genomic window of Phototrophicus methaneseepsis:
- a CDS encoding SMP-30/gluconolactonase/LRE family protein codes for MSDFEIFDDRFKDLLLPDAKLEKLVTNCTWAEGPVYLKSGLLVWSDVPGNRMWAWSEEKGEASIFREPSNYSNGNTLDQQGRMVTCEHGGRRVTRTEHDGTIQVIVDHYQGKKFNSPNDVVVKSDGTIWFTDPPYGILPGTKEGYESDPDLDGCYVFRHDPISGETTLLIDDMLKPNGLAFSPDEQRLYVADTGGSHDPDAERVIRVYDVVDGQSVTNGRTFCHIDPGMADGFRLDKNGYLFTSSADSIQVYAASGDLLGKIRVPEVISNCTFGGPQGNRLYITATTSLYAINLNTSAASQ; via the coding sequence ATGTCAGATTTTGAGATTTTTGATGATCGTTTCAAGGATTTGCTGCTGCCAGATGCGAAGCTGGAGAAGTTGGTTACCAATTGCACCTGGGCGGAAGGCCCCGTTTACCTGAAAAGCGGCCTGCTCGTGTGGAGTGATGTACCCGGCAACCGTATGTGGGCCTGGTCAGAAGAAAAAGGCGAAGCGAGTATCTTCCGGGAGCCATCAAACTACAGCAACGGCAACACACTCGATCAACAGGGGCGCATGGTTACTTGCGAGCACGGCGGACGCCGTGTCACCCGCACAGAGCACGATGGCACAATTCAGGTGATCGTCGATCACTATCAGGGCAAAAAATTCAACTCGCCCAATGATGTCGTCGTCAAATCCGATGGCACCATCTGGTTCACGGACCCGCCCTATGGCATCCTGCCAGGGACCAAAGAAGGCTATGAATCCGACCCTGATTTAGACGGCTGCTACGTTTTCCGTCATGATCCTATCAGCGGTGAGACAACCCTGCTCATCGACGATATGTTAAAGCCTAATGGGCTGGCCTTTTCGCCTGATGAACAGCGCCTGTATGTCGCTGACACTGGCGGCTCGCATGATCCTGATGCCGAGCGCGTCATCCGCGTTTATGATGTGGTTGATGGTCAATCCGTGACGAATGGCCGCACATTCTGCCATATTGACCCCGGCATGGCTGATGGCTTCCGCCTAGATAAAAATGGGTATCTATTCACGAGTTCCGCCGATAGCATCCAGGTCTATGCCGCATCCGGCGACCTACTTGGCAAAATCAGGGTACCAGAAGTCATTTCCAACTGCACTTTCGGTGGGCCACAGGGTAACCGCCTCTACATCACGGCGACGACTTCTCTGTATGCGATCAACCTCAACACCAGCGCGGCATCACAATAA
- the gatA gene encoding Asp-tRNA(Asn)/Glu-tRNA(Gln) amidotransferase subunit GatA: MTSLTDLTITDALSKLRAGDISSVELTQAHIDQIEKYEPQVKAYLTVTAEEALKQAQAADDARANGSDAPLLGIPLAIKDVISTKGVETTAGSKILKGYVPLFDATCVARLKEAGMVMLGKLNMDEFAMGSSTENSGYFTTHNPWDLDRVPGGSSGGSGAAVSARTAMGTLGTDTGGSIRLPGSFCGVASVKPSYGRCSRYGLIAYGSSLDQPGPFGRTVEDNARILQVIAGQDPMDATSMPLEVPDYVAGLTGDVKGLKIGVPKEFFVSGMQPEVEQAVQAALKVYEDMGAEIIEVSLPHTEHALSVYYIIAMSEASANLARYDGIRFGARIDGDDMIETYKLTRGQGFGDEVKRRIMLGTYALSAGYYDAWYGKAQQVRTLIKQDYEKAFEQVDVLVAATSPTTAFKLGENMDDPLQMYLSDVLTISANLAGICGMNVPCGFDDNGLPIGMQVFGPAFGEDVMFRVGHAYESATDWHLRKPALIS, from the coding sequence ATGACGAGCCTGACCGACCTCACCATTACTGACGCGCTGAGTAAACTGCGCGCAGGCGACATAAGCAGTGTAGAACTCACCCAGGCGCACATCGACCAGATTGAAAAATACGAGCCGCAAGTTAAAGCTTATCTGACTGTCACAGCCGAAGAAGCCCTTAAGCAAGCCCAGGCCGCCGATGATGCGCGTGCCAATGGGAGCGACGCGCCCTTGTTAGGCATTCCCCTGGCGATTAAGGACGTCATCAGCACAAAAGGTGTCGAGACGACCGCCGGTAGCAAAATCCTGAAAGGCTATGTGCCGTTGTTCGATGCGACCTGTGTCGCACGCCTCAAAGAAGCGGGTATGGTCATGTTGGGCAAGCTCAATATGGATGAATTCGCCATGGGGTCTTCTACGGAGAACAGCGGTTACTTCACGACACATAATCCCTGGGACCTGGATCGCGTCCCCGGTGGCAGCAGCGGCGGCAGTGGCGCCGCCGTCAGCGCCCGGACGGCGATGGGCACGCTTGGCACAGATACCGGTGGTTCGATTCGCCTGCCTGGGTCTTTCTGCGGTGTGGCTTCTGTTAAGCCGAGCTATGGGCGCTGCTCTCGCTATGGTTTAATCGCTTACGGGTCTTCGTTGGATCAGCCAGGACCGTTTGGCCGTACTGTCGAAGATAATGCCCGCATTCTACAGGTCATCGCTGGTCAGGATCCGATGGATGCGACCAGTATGCCTCTTGAAGTGCCGGATTATGTCGCTGGCCTGACGGGCGATGTTAAAGGGCTGAAGATCGGCGTCCCTAAGGAATTCTTCGTATCGGGCATGCAGCCGGAAGTCGAACAGGCAGTCCAGGCAGCGCTTAAAGTCTATGAAGATATGGGCGCGGAGATCATCGAGGTGAGCCTGCCGCACACTGAGCACGCGCTCTCCGTCTATTACATCATCGCTATGTCAGAAGCCAGCGCCAACCTCGCGCGTTATGATGGTATCCGGTTTGGCGCGCGCATTGATGGCGATGACATGATCGAAACCTATAAGCTGACGCGCGGCCAGGGCTTCGGCGATGAAGTCAAACGCCGGATTATGCTGGGCACCTATGCGCTCAGCGCGGGTTATTATGATGCCTGGTATGGCAAAGCCCAGCAGGTGCGTACGCTCATCAAGCAGGATTACGAAAAGGCTTTTGAACAGGTTGACGTCCTCGTTGCAGCCACATCCCCGACGACGGCCTTCAAACTGGGCGAAAATATGGACGATCCCTTGCAGATGTACCTCTCTGATGTGCTGACCATCAGCGCAAATCTGGCAGGTATCTGCGGCATGAACGTCCCTTGCGGCTTCGATGACAATGGCTTGCCTATCGGGATGCAGGTCTTTGGCCCCGCCTTTGGCGAAGATGTCATGTTCCGCGTCGGCCATGCTTACGAAAGTGCTACAGATTGGCACCTGCGCAAGCCCGCGTTGATCAGCTAA
- a CDS encoding hybrid sensor histidine kinase/response regulator, with the protein MKTILVIEDIDITRELIVHTLRQDYHILEARDGIEGLEIARQHPPNLILCDIAMPDMDGYQVISELRKDDQTASIPFIFLTAFDEREAIRYGMALGADDYLTKPFSVEELRTAVRAGLQKKALHDKHLHQKMDELRNNITTALPHELRTVVMVLEGYLQVMMDGSNEENQSLLLTMNQYAERLHRMSDKFLWYTELQTGVIKPADHPLQDAHKIITEAAIKHATSLNRQDDLRLQLAPTALCIVPEQLSVIMRELVENACQYSEAGTPIHIVGEPNNAHYFLHIEDQGRGMTPEQIAEVGAFMQFERDTYEQQGTGLGLVITKRLLELNGGSLTIHSDYGQSTHVMCTLSQS; encoded by the coding sequence ATGAAAACAATTCTCGTCATTGAAGATATTGATATTACGCGCGAATTAATCGTACACACGCTGCGGCAAGATTATCATATCCTGGAGGCCCGTGATGGCATTGAAGGCCTTGAGATTGCCCGCCAGCATCCCCCTAACCTCATCCTCTGTGATATTGCCATGCCGGATATGGATGGCTATCAGGTCATTTCCGAATTAAGAAAAGACGATCAAACGGCCTCTATCCCTTTCATCTTCCTGACAGCTTTTGATGAACGCGAAGCAATCCGTTATGGGATGGCACTTGGCGCTGACGATTATCTGACTAAGCCATTCTCCGTAGAAGAACTGCGCACTGCCGTGCGAGCGGGATTACAGAAAAAAGCCCTGCACGATAAGCACCTGCACCAGAAAATGGACGAGCTGCGCAATAACATCACCACGGCCCTACCTCATGAACTACGGACAGTGGTCATGGTGCTGGAAGGCTATTTGCAGGTGATGATGGACGGCTCCAACGAAGAAAATCAATCCCTGCTGCTGACTATGAACCAATATGCAGAACGCCTGCATCGGATGTCAGATAAGTTCTTGTGGTATACAGAGCTGCAAACAGGCGTCATCAAGCCGGCTGACCACCCCCTACAAGACGCCCACAAGATCATCACCGAGGCGGCTATCAAACATGCAACCTCTTTGAACCGTCAGGATGATTTACGGCTACAGCTTGCGCCGACAGCGCTTTGCATCGTCCCGGAACAACTTTCTGTTATCATGAGGGAACTGGTTGAAAATGCATGCCAGTATTCTGAGGCGGGTACCCCCATCCACATTGTTGGGGAACCCAATAACGCGCATTACTTCCTACATATAGAAGACCAGGGCCGGGGCATGACGCCAGAGCAGATTGCCGAGGTCGGGGCCTTTATGCAGTTCGAACGCGATACCTATGAGCAACAAGGGACCGGGCTTGGGCTTGTCATCACCAAACGCCTGCTAGAACTCAACGGTGGCAGCCTCACCATTCACAGCGATTATGGTCAATCCACACACGTGATGTGCACGCTTTCTCAATCGTAA
- a CDS encoding LacI family DNA-binding transcriptional regulator: MTKRRVTSKMVAERAGVSQTTVSFVLNNVQEANISEETAARVLRAAEELGYVRDSAARMLARGVSDNIGLVLTQPHEQVLLDVYVASLLTGIMQIMRPAGLRVIVELTDGINVKETSNSLVRGRAAAGLIIAAYHPSPEDVRTMRALAQDGYPIVSLTNLDPLVPSVTAAGLSGVHQVMTHLIEMGHKRIGAISYAPEDHAFGARKRLQTYVDVLQENGLHFDPSLIAYANYNAASGYAAAEKLLDLSQPPTAIFGLNDVVAFGAMAAIEERGLRIPQDVAVVGFDDIQLARYATPALTSVHGSDIERGRIAAEILLSLVRGQVPEALHVELPTRLIVRDSSNYPAHGA, encoded by the coding sequence ATGACAAAGCGGCGTGTCACGAGCAAAATGGTCGCTGAACGAGCCGGGGTCTCGCAGACAACGGTGTCGTTCGTCTTAAATAACGTCCAGGAAGCCAACATCAGTGAAGAAACAGCGGCTCGTGTACTGCGTGCCGCCGAAGAACTCGGCTACGTGCGCGATTCTGCTGCGCGGATGCTGGCACGCGGTGTCAGCGATAATATTGGCCTCGTCCTGACACAGCCCCACGAACAGGTTTTACTGGATGTCTATGTGGCGTCTCTGCTGACGGGCATCATGCAAATCATGCGTCCGGCAGGGCTGCGCGTCATTGTGGAGCTCACGGATGGTATCAACGTCAAAGAAACATCGAATTCATTGGTACGAGGGCGTGCCGCTGCCGGATTGATCATCGCAGCTTATCACCCCTCGCCAGAAGACGTCCGTACCATGCGCGCGCTGGCGCAAGATGGCTATCCGATTGTGTCCCTGACGAATCTTGACCCGCTGGTGCCATCCGTCACAGCAGCAGGCCTCTCCGGCGTGCATCAGGTTATGACACACCTCATTGAGATGGGCCACAAGCGCATTGGAGCTATCAGTTATGCGCCGGAAGATCATGCATTTGGGGCGCGCAAGCGGCTGCAAACCTACGTTGATGTGCTGCAAGAAAATGGCCTTCACTTCGATCCATCCCTGATTGCTTATGCGAATTATAATGCCGCCAGTGGATATGCCGCCGCGGAGAAATTGCTCGACCTATCGCAGCCGCCAACGGCGATCTTCGGTCTGAATGATGTCGTCGCATTTGGGGCGATGGCTGCCATTGAAGAGCGCGGCTTGCGGATCCCCCAGGATGTGGCCGTCGTCGGCTTTGATGATATTCAATTGGCACGCTATGCGACGCCCGCCCTGACGAGCGTACACGGCTCCGATATTGAGCGCGGGCGTATTGCTGCCGAGATTCTCCTGAGCCTGGTTCGTGGTCAAGTACCAGAGGCCCTGCACGTCGAACTCCCGACACGCTTGATTGTGCGCGATTCCAGCAATTACCCCGCTCACGGCGCATGA
- a CDS encoding D-alanine--D-alanine ligase family protein has translation MKIALLANLIKNAPTWPGMPTDRWDDLDSPKTIASITKALEAGDHTVQFFEGRIEPPHSVVQKLTDYAPDLCFNITEGHFGDSRESHIPSILEMLQLPYTGSRVLTLALALDKPMTKRVLSYHNLPTPEFQVFEDANEDIAADLLNEDGELRFPMFVKPSREGTSVGVSAKSIVQTVSELRDALAEQIQLYRQPILVEHYIEGRELTVGVVGNLGRMAARRINDSHLPDELPAGLTFFPVMEVDLDRYEASEAGVYTNRIKTDLVDTFYYLCPAPIDEALAHQLNVLTAAVFRVVGCKDVARVDFRLDALSGKPYILEVNPLPGLNPEYSDLCIQARAAGWTYEQLVNEIANEAFFRYGMLEGVTRPSQNDSMS, from the coding sequence ATGAAGATTGCTTTACTCGCAAATCTCATTAAAAACGCGCCGACATGGCCGGGGATGCCAACCGACCGCTGGGATGACCTCGACAGCCCGAAGACCATCGCATCAATTACCAAAGCGTTGGAAGCTGGCGACCATACGGTGCAGTTTTTCGAAGGGCGCATCGAGCCGCCCCACAGCGTCGTCCAGAAGCTGACGGATTATGCCCCGGATCTGTGCTTCAACATCACGGAAGGGCACTTTGGCGACAGCCGCGAGTCTCATATCCCCTCCATTCTGGAGATGTTGCAGCTTCCTTATACGGGCAGCCGTGTATTGACGCTGGCTCTGGCGCTGGATAAGCCCATGACGAAGCGCGTCCTGAGCTATCACAACCTGCCAACGCCGGAGTTCCAGGTATTTGAAGATGCCAATGAAGACATCGCCGCTGATTTACTCAATGAAGATGGTGAACTGCGCTTCCCCATGTTCGTTAAGCCCAGCCGTGAAGGGACCAGCGTGGGTGTCAGCGCTAAGAGCATCGTCCAGACAGTCAGCGAACTGCGCGATGCCCTGGCTGAGCAAATTCAGTTGTATCGCCAGCCGATTTTGGTCGAGCATTACATTGAAGGCCGTGAATTGACGGTTGGTGTGGTGGGCAACCTGGGCCGTATGGCCGCGCGCCGCATCAATGACAGCCATTTGCCGGACGAACTGCCTGCTGGGCTGACCTTCTTCCCGGTGATGGAAGTGGACCTGGACCGTTATGAAGCTTCTGAAGCGGGCGTCTATACAAACCGCATTAAGACAGATCTTGTCGATACGTTTTACTATCTGTGCCCGGCCCCGATTGATGAAGCGCTGGCGCACCAGCTTAATGTGCTGACGGCTGCGGTCTTCCGTGTGGTGGGCTGCAAAGATGTGGCCCGTGTGGATTTCCGGCTGGATGCACTCAGTGGCAAGCCCTATATCCTGGAAGTCAACCCGCTGCCTGGCCTCAACCCGGAATACAGCGACTTGTGCATTCAGGCCCGCGCCGCTGGCTGGACTTATGAGCAGCTCGTCAATGAGATTGCGAACGAAGCCTTCTTCCGTTATGGCATGCTAGAAGGTGTGACACGGCCTTCCCAGAACGATTCTATGAGCTAA
- a CDS encoding LacI family DNA-binding transcriptional regulator, whose product MKKEERQSAIVQLVVSEGDGSLLSTRDLAERLDVSEMTVRRDLQELADNGLVRRQHGGVTLPRHHISRGMQPVQIGVLLMSATGKYANPFYNEVLESAERRLAEEGYQIAFMTTAFELHTAEQAQDILRQHPIQGLLLLGSTMIDSVRYLCEQVPRIVASPFSIGMAHDSVRFDGETGMRLMVDHLAQLGHRRIGFITASGPLDAREVGYYAGIEAHGLESDPALRVRVEYGLAGWTPEMGKSGTERLMTLPQPPTAIMCASDGIAMGAIQWLHQRGYNIPKDVAVTGFDNVNTAQFTAPPLTTVHVHKAMLGQLAAERLIQRIEDENSVPLQIITPVELVIRDSSGISSQETV is encoded by the coding sequence ATGAAAAAGGAAGAGCGCCAGTCAGCCATCGTGCAGCTCGTCGTTAGCGAAGGCGATGGCAGCCTGCTCAGCACGCGCGACCTGGCGGAGCGGCTGGATGTATCGGAAATGACAGTCCGGCGCGACTTACAAGAACTAGCAGATAACGGCCTGGTTCGGCGACAGCACGGCGGTGTGACTTTACCGCGTCACCATATTTCGCGGGGCATGCAGCCCGTACAAATCGGCGTGCTGCTGATGAGCGCAACAGGGAAGTATGCCAACCCATTCTATAATGAAGTGCTGGAAAGCGCAGAACGCAGGCTGGCGGAAGAAGGCTATCAGATCGCTTTTATGACGACCGCCTTTGAACTCCACACCGCTGAGCAAGCCCAGGACATCCTCCGGCAGCATCCTATCCAGGGATTGCTGCTGCTGGGTAGTACCATGATTGACAGCGTGCGTTACCTGTGCGAGCAAGTGCCTCGCATTGTCGCATCGCCTTTTTCAATCGGCATGGCCCACGACAGCGTGCGCTTTGATGGCGAAACGGGTATGCGGTTGATGGTTGATCATCTGGCACAACTAGGCCACCGACGCATTGGCTTTATCACGGCTTCCGGGCCGTTGGATGCGCGTGAAGTGGGCTATTATGCTGGCATTGAGGCCCATGGGCTTGAAAGCGACCCTGCTCTGCGCGTGCGTGTCGAGTATGGGCTGGCGGGCTGGACGCCGGAAATGGGCAAATCTGGTACAGAGCGCCTGATGACCCTCCCCCAGCCACCGACTGCCATCATGTGCGCCTCTGATGGGATCGCCATGGGAGCCATCCAATGGCTGCACCAACGGGGCTATAATATCCCTAAAGATGTGGCTGTGACGGGCTTCGATAACGTAAATACAGCGCAATTCACAGCGCCACCACTGACGACAGTCCACGTCCATAAAGCCATGTTGGGCCAGTTAGCGGCTGAACGCTTGATTCAGCGAATCGAAGACGAAAATAGTGTACCGCTGCAAATCATTACCCCCGTCGAACTCGTCATCCGTGATTCCAGCGGCATCTCATCTCAGGAGACAGTGTAG
- the ablA gene encoding lysine 2,3-aminomutase — protein MKTPNPTIEELQQQDEEEPPSRGSIATTPRPTLWADVPDEQWNDWRWQLAHRLNSLDELAQIINLTPEEIEGLQADDKFRVDITPYFASLIDPNDPHCPVRRQVIPQGRELKAFTGMMEDSLAEDKHSPVPGLVHRYPDRVLMLLTTQCASYCRYCTRSRIVGNPAMTFSRVDFEAQLDYLRNTPQVRDVLLSGGDPLVLAPKQLEYVLSSLRAIEHIEIIRIGSRVPVFMPQRITDDLCDVLKKYHPIWLNIHVNHPKEITPELSRALEKLAFAGVPLGNQSVLLAGINDSVDIQRELVHKLVRNRVRPYYLYQCDMVKGAGHFRTTIAKGIEIIEGLRGHTSGYAVPTYVVDAPGGGGKIPVMPQYLISQAPGKVVLRNYEGYITVYDEPTDYDPHAIDALQSQAVHRAEVGQGGVYGLLSGEAESIKPEGFDTLHQRHAAQHRLNVDTAKWVRYKDGVPMPNIINQNGHTNGNSQNGNGNGNGHHGANGHNGASNGHSTNGHENGHNGKPLPKS, from the coding sequence ATGAAAACTCCCAATCCTACAATCGAAGAACTGCAACAGCAGGACGAGGAAGAGCCTCCCTCTAGGGGTTCTATTGCTACCACACCACGCCCGACACTCTGGGCAGACGTACCTGACGAACAATGGAATGACTGGCGCTGGCAGCTTGCGCATCGCCTGAATAGCCTTGATGAACTGGCCCAGATTATCAATCTGACGCCGGAAGAAATTGAAGGCCTGCAAGCGGACGATAAATTCCGTGTGGATATCACGCCTTATTTTGCCAGCTTGATCGATCCGAATGACCCGCACTGCCCGGTTCGCAGGCAGGTTATCCCACAAGGTCGTGAGCTGAAAGCGTTTACAGGCATGATGGAGGATAGCCTTGCGGAAGATAAGCACAGCCCGGTACCGGGCCTGGTGCATCGCTATCCGGACCGTGTGCTCATGCTGCTGACGACGCAGTGCGCCAGTTACTGTCGCTACTGCACGCGCAGCCGCATCGTGGGCAACCCGGCTATGACGTTTAGCCGCGTCGACTTTGAAGCGCAGTTAGATTACTTGCGGAACACGCCGCAGGTCCGTGATGTGCTGCTCAGCGGTGGTGACCCGCTGGTGCTGGCACCCAAGCAGCTTGAATATGTGCTCTCTAGCCTGCGTGCGATTGAACATATCGAGATTATTCGCATCGGTAGCCGCGTGCCGGTCTTTATGCCGCAGCGTATCACCGATGATTTGTGTGATGTCCTGAAGAAATATCATCCGATCTGGTTGAATATCCACGTCAACCATCCGAAAGAAATCACCCCGGAACTGAGCCGTGCCCTGGAGAAGCTCGCTTTCGCAGGTGTGCCGCTTGGTAACCAGAGCGTCTTGCTGGCTGGGATCAACGATAGCGTTGATATTCAGCGTGAATTGGTCCATAAGCTGGTGCGTAACCGCGTTCGGCCCTATTACCTGTATCAGTGTGATATGGTCAAAGGGGCGGGGCACTTCCGCACGACGATTGCCAAAGGTATCGAAATTATCGAAGGGCTGCGCGGCCATACCAGTGGCTACGCGGTGCCGACTTATGTCGTTGATGCGCCCGGTGGCGGTGGCAAAATCCCGGTCATGCCGCAGTACCTCATCAGCCAGGCCCCTGGCAAGGTGGTTTTGCGTAACTACGAAGGCTATATCACCGTCTATGATGAGCCGACGGATTATGACCCCCATGCGATTGATGCGCTGCAATCCCAGGCTGTCCATCGTGCCGAAGTCGGCCAGGGTGGTGTGTATGGCCTTCTCTCTGGCGAGGCGGAAAGCATCAAGCCAGAGGGCTTCGATACGCTGCATCAGCGCCATGCGGCTCAACACCGCCTGAACGTCGATACAGCCAAGTGGGTCCGTTATAAAGATGGCGTCCCCATGCCTAATATCATCAACCAGAACGGCCATACCAATGGCAACAGCCAGAACGGTAATGGTAATGGCAATGGTCATCATGGGGCGAATGGCCACAATGGGGCCAGTAACGGCCACAGCACGAACGGCCATGAAAATGGTCATAACGGCAAACCGCTGCCGAAATCCTAA
- a CDS encoding RraA family protein, whose protein sequence is MTVKSPNDLTARISNLYVAAVSDVLDELGMRHQVMHHRLRPLLPDMHHCGFIGRARTFRWMEIDYIIEDDPYGLEIEAMDSLGEGDVAVHSTDYGATNAPWGELMSTVAKRNGSVGCICDSQIRDTVRIIEMGYPVYYANIRPLDSQGRGRLMAYDVPVRCGDVLVNPGELIFADYDGIVVVPKEVETQVLELALEKAQKETDSRREILEGKSLRAVYDKYGVL, encoded by the coding sequence ATGACGGTGAAATCACCCAATGACTTGACAGCACGCATATCGAACCTATATGTTGCCGCTGTTTCAGATGTGTTGGACGAACTGGGTATGCGCCACCAGGTGATGCACCATCGGCTGCGCCCCTTATTGCCAGATATGCATCACTGCGGGTTCATCGGTCGGGCGCGGACGTTTCGCTGGATGGAAATTGACTACATTATCGAAGATGATCCTTATGGCCTTGAGATCGAAGCAATGGATTCCCTTGGGGAAGGTGATGTCGCGGTCCATTCAACCGACTATGGCGCTACGAATGCGCCTTGGGGCGAGCTCATGTCCACTGTCGCTAAGCGCAATGGCTCTGTCGGTTGCATCTGCGATAGCCAGATACGGGATACCGTCAGGATCATTGAAATGGGGTATCCCGTTTATTATGCCAATATCCGCCCCCTAGATTCTCAAGGGCGTGGGCGCTTGATGGCTTATGATGTGCCTGTGCGCTGCGGTGATGTGCTCGTCAATCCTGGTGAACTGATCTTTGCAGATTATGATGGGATTGTGGTTGTCCCTAAAGAAGTTGAGACGCAGGTGTTAGAACTCGCCCTGGAAAAAGCACAGAAAGAAACGGATTCCCGGCGAGAAATTTTAGAAGGTAAGTCTCTGCGTGCCGTTTACGATAAATACGGCGTTCTGTAA